From the Lolium rigidum isolate FL_2022 chromosome 2, APGP_CSIRO_Lrig_0.1, whole genome shotgun sequence genome, one window contains:
- the LOC124691408 gene encoding peroxisome biogenesis protein 16-like, whose amino-acid sequence MDAYKLWVRKNRDLVRSLESLANGVTWILPERFGNSEIAPEAVYALLGIVSSVNQHIIETPNDGQEQSIPWPLVVSILKDAEAVVEVAAQHFVGDDRKWGFLAVTEAVKACVRLAAFRESGYRMLLQGGEVENEEEDIVADNHGVKSNVVPVIYPMNGHAQNGHEIGSNGLDGKPGFISKSLEGRAVAALNKFGQNAKMMSDPMWMTRLQPTPVLPVMEVEKPTLATIWSSKGVSGRLFMLGEAVHIFRPLVYVLMIRKFGIKSWTPWLVSLAVEITSLGIHSHATDLNHRAGKVHHLSSAERDELKRRKMMWALYVMRDPFFANYTKRHLQKAEKVLNPVPLVGFLIGKLVELVEGAQSRYTYTSGS is encoded by the exons ATGGACGCCTACAAGCTCTGGGTGCGGAAGAACCGGGACCTCGTCCGCTCCCTCGAGTCGCTCGCCAAC GGGGTGACGTGGATACTCCCTGAGCGCTTTGGCAACTCCGAGATCGCGCCGGAAGCAG TATATGCACTTCTTGGCATTGTAAGTTCTGTCAACCAGCATATAATTGAGACGCCAAACGATGGTCAGGAGCAATCTATCCCATGGCCTCTTGTTGTATCTATACTCAAAGATGCGGAGGCAGTTGTCGAGGTTGCCGCCCAGCACTTTGTTGGAGATGATCGCAAGTGGGGCTTCCTGGCTGTTACAGAGGCAGTGAA AGCATGTGTCAGATTAGCCGCTTTCAGGGAGAGTGGCTACAGGATGCTCTTACAAGGAGGGGAGGTGGAAAATGAAGAGGAGGATATTGTTGCAGACAATCATGGAGTCAAAAGTAACGTAGTGCCAGTCATCTATCCGATGAATGGACATGCCCAAAATGGCCATGAGATAGGGTCGAATGGTCTGGATGGAAAACCTGGATTTATATCTAAGAGTCTCGAGGGAAGAGCAGTAGCTGCTTTGAACAAGTTTGGCCAGAATGCAAAGATGATGTCAGATCCCATGTGGATGACCAGACTCCAACCTACTCCTGTTCTACCTG TGATGGAAGTTGAGAAGCCAACTTTGGCAACTATTTGGTCTTCTAAAGGGGTTTCTGGGCGCCTATTCATGTTGGGGGAAGCCGTCCACATATTCAGACCACTTGTCTACGTCCTTATGATCAGGAAGTTTGGAATCAAATCTTGGACCCCGTGGTTAGTGTCATTAGCTGTGGAGATCACAAGCCTTGGCATTCACTCACATGCAACAGATCTAAATCATAGAGCCGGGAAAGTTCATCATCTCTCATCTGCTGAGAGGGATGAG TTGAAAAGGCGAAAGATGATGTGGGCCCTTTACGTCATGAGAGATCCATTCTTCGCCAACTACACCAA GCGCCACCTCCAGAAAGCTGAGAAAGTGCTGAATCCAGTGCCGTTGGTTGGTTTCCTCATAG GTAAACTTGTGGAGCTGGTGGAGGGGGCTCAGTCGCGGTATACGTACACATCAGGCTCATAA